In the genome of Ignavibacteriales bacterium, one region contains:
- a CDS encoding serine hydrolase, translated as MKLNLIKIFKVFAVVSLITFSLLPQDKGLSHLTREFENYISLYQKNLSIPSISAGIAANDKIIWTGAKGYTDIENFVPATTKSVYRIASISKSLTAIAILQLAEQKKISLDENALKYIPYYPTKKWKFTIRQLLNHTAGIRNYKLGEFDSKDNYPSVRDAISLIIRDSLEYEPGTKYLYTTLGYNLLAAIIETVSGMTYTDYMVKNIFIPSGMSSTFFEFQKDIIYYRAKGYTKNSYRKFQNAALADLSLKFAGGGVISTATDLLKFSIALLNGKLISQQWIDSIRVPAKLKNGISVGYGLGFSISSDNKGREYIYHTGSGTGFASQLLIYPKEKIAAVQLINCIDRNPGRPAMDLVRLYLQEVITPPLTPASDYLLTVTMNSGIDSAITALKALQLDSLSNIRINEDELILFGNDLLNIKKNGEAIILFKFVTSAFPEYFKGYIGLGEAYLKDGNKGLALRNFRQALRLNPKNNYVSDMIKKLEGG; from the coding sequence ATGAAATTAAATCTCATAAAAATATTTAAAGTATTTGCTGTTGTAAGTCTGATTACGTTCTCACTTCTGCCGCAGGATAAAGGATTATCTCATCTCACAAGGGAATTCGAAAACTATATTTCACTATACCAGAAAAATCTGAGCATCCCTTCTATTTCAGCGGGAATTGCCGCTAATGATAAAATCATTTGGACAGGAGCTAAAGGATATACCGATATTGAAAATTTTGTTCCGGCGACTACAAAATCAGTTTACAGAATTGCGTCAATCTCAAAATCACTTACGGCAATTGCAATACTACAGCTTGCTGAGCAAAAGAAAATTTCACTTGATGAGAACGCTCTGAAATATATTCCATACTACCCTACCAAAAAATGGAAGTTTACAATCAGGCAGCTTCTTAACCATACAGCGGGGATAAGAAATTATAAGTTGGGTGAATTTGATAGCAAAGATAATTATCCATCGGTTCGTGATGCGATTTCTCTGATTATCAGAGATTCACTTGAGTATGAACCGGGAACAAAGTATCTCTATACAACACTTGGTTATAACTTATTAGCAGCAATTATTGAAACTGTAAGTGGAATGACCTACACCGATTATATGGTAAAAAATATTTTTATTCCATCAGGAATGAGTTCAACATTTTTTGAATTTCAAAAAGATATTATTTACTACCGCGCAAAAGGCTATACAAAAAATTCTTACCGTAAATTTCAAAATGCTGCTCTTGCTGATCTTAGTCTGAAGTTCGCCGGCGGTGGAGTAATTTCAACTGCTACAGATCTATTAAAATTTTCAATTGCACTATTGAATGGGAAATTGATTTCACAGCAGTGGATCGATTCTATTAGAGTCCCTGCAAAACTTAAAAACGGAATTTCAGTCGGATACGGACTTGGCTTTTCTATCAGTTCGGATAATAAAGGTCGGGAATACATTTACCATACGGGGAGCGGGACAGGATTTGCATCACAACTACTTATTTATCCAAAAGAAAAAATTGCCGCAGTTCAGCTTATAAACTGTATAGATAGAAATCCGGGAAGACCGGCAATGGATTTAGTACGTTTATATCTACAGGAAGTGATTACTCCGCCTCTCACGCCCGCTTCTGATTACCTGTTGACGGTGACTATGAATTCGGGGATTGATTCAGCTATTACCGCGTTAAAAGCTTTGCAGTTGGATTCATTAAGTAATATCAGAATTAATGAAGACGAACTGATTCTCTTCGGAAACGATCTGTTGAATATCAAAAAAAATGGTGAAGCTATAATCTTATTTAAGTTTGTCACTTCCGCTTTCCCCGAATACTTTAAAGGATACATCGGACTTGGTGAAGCATACCTTAAAGATGGAAACAAAGGACTTGCATTGAGAAATTTCAGGCAGGCACTAAGACTAAATCCTAAAAACAATTATGTTTCCGATATGATAAAAAAACTTGAAGGCGGATAG
- the tig gene encoding trigger factor codes for MEFKINEISASSKEIEVTLTYEEIKPDLEQEVKKQTKAISLPGFRKGKVPVAMLKKMYGDSLEYEASEKVANTHFWKIAEEKHLHPIGQPQLSDIKLNPGSDLFFKVKYEVMPKIEVKDYTGNTIEIPDLQVREEEVEQEIKYILKSNSTTEAGDIVGDDRNNIIKLELSRIDEEGNPFKGSNPEIFDVDLTNESVQPEIVEKSKGKKVDESFIFSFSNNRQLKNSKGEEETVEEKFHYNALIREIKKIVLPELNEDLIKKVTKEKVNNEEELRAGIRKDIQHYYEHQVEDILRAKLVSIVVEKNDFVPPSALVANVLDDMLKREEEHAKKHKHAFDKKEAANRLVKFAEYEVKWFILKAEIEKKENISVTDEDLQELVKKDMEKTGLPEDKLLNYYKTSNIAEKMIDKKLFTFLNENNTINKVDPATYSQNEQKDRK; via the coding sequence TTGGAATTTAAGATTAATGAAATCAGTGCATCATCAAAAGAAATAGAAGTGACATTAACTTATGAAGAGATTAAACCTGATTTAGAACAGGAAGTAAAAAAACAAACAAAAGCTATTAGTTTGCCAGGTTTCAGAAAAGGAAAAGTACCTGTAGCAATGCTGAAAAAAATGTACGGTGATTCACTTGAATACGAAGCCTCAGAAAAAGTTGCAAACACACACTTCTGGAAAATTGCTGAAGAAAAACATTTACACCCCATAGGTCAGCCTCAGTTATCAGACATAAAACTTAATCCCGGAAGTGATCTTTTCTTTAAAGTTAAATATGAAGTAATGCCTAAAATTGAGGTTAAAGATTATACAGGCAATACAATTGAAATTCCTGATCTTCAGGTTCGTGAAGAAGAAGTTGAACAGGAAATTAAATACATACTCAAATCGAACAGCACAACAGAAGCCGGTGATATTGTTGGTGATGACAGGAACAATATCATCAAACTTGAACTATCAAGGATAGATGAAGAAGGAAATCCGTTTAAAGGTTCAAATCCCGAGATATTTGACGTGGATCTTACAAATGAAAGTGTTCAGCCTGAAATAGTTGAAAAATCAAAAGGAAAAAAAGTTGATGAATCATTCATATTTTCTTTTTCTAATAACAGGCAGCTAAAAAATTCAAAAGGCGAAGAAGAAACAGTTGAAGAAAAATTTCATTACAATGCTCTCATCCGTGAAATTAAAAAAATTGTCCTGCCTGAACTCAATGAAGATCTGATAAAAAAAGTTACTAAGGAGAAAGTCAACAACGAAGAAGAATTAAGAGCCGGAATCAGAAAAGATATTCAGCATTACTACGAACACCAGGTTGAAGATATTCTTCGCGCAAAATTAGTTTCTATAGTTGTTGAGAAAAATGACTTCGTCCCGCCTTCTGCGCTTGTTGCAAATGTACTCGATGATATGCTGAAACGTGAAGAAGAACATGCAAAAAAACACAAGCATGCATTTGATAAAAAAGAAGCTGCTAATCGACTTGTTAAGTTTGCCGAGTACGAAGTTAAATGGTTCATACTCAAAGCTGAAATCGAGAAGAAAGAAAATATTAGTGTGACAGATGAAGACTTGCAGGAACTTGTTAAAAAGGACATGGAAAAAACAGGTTTGCCGGAGGATAAACTTCTTAATTACTACAAAACATCTAACATTGCAGAAAAAATGATTGATAAAAAATTATTTACTTTCCTCAATGAGAACAATACAATAAATAAAGTTGATCCGGCTACTTATTCGCAAAACGAACAGAAGGATAGAAAATGA
- the clpP gene encoding ATP-dependent Clp endopeptidase proteolytic subunit ClpP, with translation MKNHIEIYNQLVPYVIEQTGRGERGMDIYSRLLRERIIFIGTAIDDHIASLTIAQLIFLEAEDSEKDINLYINSPGGSVTAGLAIYDTMKYIRPDVATICVGMAASMGAILLAGGADGKRTSLPNSKIMIHQPWVGGLQGQTTDIEIHAKEMLKTRDTLYKILSSHTGKTMEQITADCDRDYFMTAQEAKDYRIIDNILEKRPSLDKK, from the coding sequence ATGAAAAATCATATTGAAATTTATAATCAGCTTGTACCTTATGTTATTGAACAGACTGGTCGCGGTGAAAGAGGCATGGACATTTATTCGCGATTACTTCGTGAAAGGATCATTTTTATTGGCACTGCCATAGATGATCACATTGCCAGCCTTACTATAGCCCAATTAATTTTTCTTGAAGCGGAAGATTCTGAAAAGGATATCAATCTTTATATAAATTCACCTGGTGGAAGTGTTACTGCCGGACTTGCCATTTATGATACAATGAAATATATACGTCCTGATGTTGCTACTATCTGCGTTGGTATGGCAGCAAGTATGGGCGCAATACTTCTTGCAGGAGGAGCCGACGGAAAAAGAACATCATTACCTAATTCAAAGATAATGATACACCAGCCATGGGTCGGAGGATTGCAGGGACAAACCACCGATATAGAAATTCATGCTAAAGAAATGTTAAAGACGAGAGATACTTTATACAAAATACTCTCCTCTCATACCGGAAAAACGATGGAACAAATAACAGCAGACTGTGATCGTGATTATTTTATGACTGCGCAGGAAGCTAAGGATTATCGCATCATTGATAACATACTTGAAAAACGCCCATCATTAGATAAAAAATAA
- a CDS encoding magnesium chelatase, producing the protein MQFSKEKISSIKTLSELKKSGYQSRHIKEELRENLISALRNDLNPFEGIKGYDETVIPDLQTAILSRHNIILLGLRGQAKTKIARLLVNLLDEYIPVVAGSELNDDPLLPLSRQAKDILSEYGDQTKIAWLHRSERYTEKLATPDVSVADLIGDVDPIKAAALKLPYSDERVIHFGLIPRSHRCLFVINELPDLQARIQVALFNILQESDIQIRGFKVRMPLDIQFVFTANPEDYTNRGSIVTPLKDRIDSQILTHYPKNIEISGEITQQEAHISKDQMTKIEVNNLLKDMIEQIAFEARNSEYIDPKSGVSARLTISAFENLISTAERRMILNNETQTYARVSDLYGVIPAITGKIELVYEGEQEGPSKVAHILIGKAIKSFFQKHFPTPESFKKNKESNPYNSLISWFGKGNVVDIFNNVSRNDYEKSLKQVPGLKEIVKKYVKGVDENSAFLWMEFLLHGMSEYSLLSKYRIETGIQFKDMLSTMFTINQDEPEEDDDEFFRK; encoded by the coding sequence ATGCAGTTTAGTAAAGAGAAAATAAGTTCTATTAAGACTTTGAGTGAACTGAAGAAAAGCGGATATCAATCAAGGCATATCAAGGAAGAATTAAGAGAAAATTTAATTTCAGCATTACGCAATGATCTTAATCCCTTTGAGGGAATCAAGGGTTATGATGAAACTGTTATTCCGGACTTACAGACGGCAATACTCTCAAGACACAATATCATCCTGCTGGGACTACGTGGTCAGGCAAAAACTAAAATTGCACGGCTGTTAGTCAATCTTCTCGATGAATATATACCTGTAGTTGCAGGTTCAGAATTAAATGACGACCCGTTACTTCCGTTATCACGTCAGGCAAAAGATATTCTTTCAGAGTACGGAGACCAGACGAAAATAGCCTGGCTGCATCGGAGTGAAAGATATACTGAAAAGCTTGCAACACCCGATGTATCTGTTGCCGACCTTATTGGTGATGTTGACCCGATAAAAGCGGCGGCGTTAAAACTACCGTATTCTGATGAACGTGTTATTCATTTCGGATTAATTCCAAGATCACATCGTTGCCTGTTTGTAATCAATGAACTGCCTGATCTTCAGGCAAGAATCCAGGTAGCCCTGTTTAATATTCTCCAGGAAAGTGATATTCAAATTCGTGGATTTAAAGTGCGTATGCCTTTGGATATTCAATTTGTGTTTACCGCAAACCCTGAAGACTATACTAACCGTGGATCTATTGTGACTCCGTTAAAGGATAGAATTGACAGCCAGATACTCACTCACTATCCAAAGAATATTGAAATCTCTGGAGAGATCACTCAGCAGGAAGCACATATTTCTAAAGATCAGATGACAAAGATTGAAGTAAATAATCTTCTGAAAGATATGATAGAACAAATAGCATTTGAAGCCAGGAACAGTGAATATATTGATCCGAAGAGCGGTGTTTCTGCCAGGCTGACGATCTCAGCGTTTGAAAACCTGATCAGTACCGCCGAGCGAAGAATGATTTTGAACAACGAGACGCAAACTTATGCGAGAGTTTCAGATCTTTATGGAGTTATCCCTGCTATCACAGGAAAAATTGAATTAGTGTATGAAGGTGAACAGGAAGGTCCATCGAAGGTCGCGCATATTCTTATCGGCAAAGCAATAAAATCTTTTTTTCAAAAACACTTTCCAACGCCTGAAAGTTTCAAGAAGAATAAAGAATCGAATCCATATAACAGTTTAATTTCATGGTTTGGTAAGGGCAACGTTGTGGATATATTCAATAATGTATCACGGAATGATTATGAAAAATCTCTGAAACAAGTCCCCGGTCTAAAAGAAATTGTTAAAAAGTATGTCAAAGGTGTTGATGAGAATTCAGCTTTTCTTTGGATGGAATTTTTATTACACGGGATGTCAGAGTATTCTCTGCTAAGCAAATACAGGATTGAAACAGGGATTCAATTCAAGGATATGCTAAGCACTATGTTCACAATAAACCAGGATGAACCGGAAGAAGATGATGATGAATTTTTTAGAAAATAA
- a CDS encoding T9SS type A sorting domain-containing protein, which produces MFTLDKQSGIGTLLGSSLFLDIKSIAIHPSDNIMYGLSSNSASSRILRINATLGDAYTLYEVPVPDLYAIAFDTTGNFYAAARTGEIYDLDLSNGNYTLVSTSMIFINAMAFHPQTNELYAAIYLAIGAQKDRIFKVDVNTGDTTLVGRTGFNVATNALFFDENANLFGATGGATVVNNFISIDAVTGVGTTIGATGFKNVTGLAFTPNGVTGIDDEPNGILPSEFSLEQNYPNPFNPATTIEFSLPKSADVKIVIYNLLGEVVTELINRQLNAGVHRTVWNSSDREGKQLSSGVYFYELRANSNDGSEFQQIRKMVLLK; this is translated from the coding sequence ATGTTTACCTTAGATAAACAATCTGGCATTGGAACACTATTAGGTTCATCACTATTTCTGGATATTAAAAGTATAGCTATTCATCCATCTGATAATATCATGTATGGATTAAGCTCGAATTCTGCATCATCGCGCATTCTCAGGATAAACGCAACACTTGGTGATGCTTATACACTTTATGAAGTCCCGGTTCCAGATCTATATGCAATAGCATTTGATACTACAGGAAATTTCTATGCAGCAGCAAGAACAGGAGAAATTTATGATCTTGATCTCAGCAATGGAAATTATACACTTGTAAGCACTTCTATGATTTTTATTAATGCGATGGCGTTTCATCCTCAGACAAATGAATTGTATGCTGCCATTTATCTTGCCATTGGCGCTCAAAAAGATAGAATATTCAAAGTTGATGTTAATACCGGAGACACAACTCTTGTTGGTAGAACAGGTTTCAATGTGGCAACGAACGCGCTATTCTTTGATGAGAATGCAAACCTGTTTGGAGCGACGGGTGGAGCAACAGTTGTAAATAATTTTATTAGTATTGATGCTGTCACAGGTGTGGGAACAACAATAGGAGCTACTGGTTTTAAAAATGTTACAGGTCTCGCATTCACACCAAATGGTGTCACTGGAATTGATGACGAACCTAACGGAATCCTTCCGTCAGAATTCAGCCTTGAACAGAATTATCCAAATCCGTTTAATCCGGCAACAACAATCGAATTCTCATTGCCGAAATCCGCGGATGTAAAAATCGTGATTTATAACCTGCTAGGAGAAGTTGTTACTGAACTTATTAACAGACAATTGAATGCAGGTGTACATAGAACCGTCTGGAATTCAAGTGACAGGGAAGGAAAACAGTTAAGCAGTGGAGTTTATTTCTATGAACTTCGTGCTAATTCAAATGATGGATCAGAATTCCAGCAGATAAGAAAAATGGTTTTACTGAAGTAA